The Phormidium sp. PBR-2020 DNA segment TGCCAACTTACGGGAGACGATTCAGCAGGCAATTCAACAGTACAGTGACGACGTGCGATCGCATCCTTTGTTCTCCTCAGAGCAGTCTGGGGATCAAGAAAAAACTATCTGATTTTGGCTAGAACTCTACGTATTTACACGTATGTATCAGTTTTGAGATCGTCATAACCCTCATTAGCAAGACCGATATTTGTCATAATAACCGGGCTTGACAAGTTGGGGTTCTCTTCGCTATAGCATGATACAAAGTTTGTAAAGTTTTAACTCATCATCCCGAAGATGGGGAAGCAAAGGAGATATACTTAAAGTAAATAACCAACAGGTTAGCGTGGCGTTAGCGTCAAATAACCTAACCTTGAGTCTCTTGACCTTAGTTATCTCGCCCACCTCTAATGTGTCTGTGATTCATCTCAATTCTTCCGGGGCCGTCATTCCTTAAAAGACGATATCTCTCGCCTGAAGGAGCGATCCCGGTCACCCATAACCGCTTATCCAGAGGACTCCTTCTATGGCACGCTCCACATCTCCCATTGATCGCCCCCTTCCTTCCCTTGGCTATCATCGTTCCGCGTCCAGACATTCTAGCCGTTCCCGCCAGGGCGATCCGCTAGGGTTTGAAGTGCGGCATTTGACCAACGATGATGGGGAGTCCATCACTATTTATCTACCTCATCGTTAGTCAATCCCTCGACGGCCCGTTTTTCCATCGCCACCCAAGGAGCCATCACAGGTTAATTCAGACAACCCGGAGCAGTTCTTACGATCGCCTTCGGGTTTTACAGTATCTTGACGGGAATCGTCGTAAGTTATCGCCACAAGTTATAGTGAAGACAACCGCTTAACCAAACCTGCCGGGTCAGCAATTATCTGTGAGTTATTGCATTAACCCCCAATGCCCTAGCCCCGAAGACGGGATCGATCCGAGAGACACCGTTTGTCCTCACTGCGGGTCAGACTTAGTCTTTCAGAATCGCTATCGCATCAACCGACTCCTTGGGAGTGGGGGATTTGGCAAAACCTTTGAAGCCCTCGATGGTCGCAACCTCAAGGTCATCAAGGTTCTCTTCAAAAACCATCCCAAAGCAGTGACCCTCTTTCAACAAGAGGCCAAAGTCCTCAGCCGCCTGGAACATCCCGGGATTCCCAAAGTCAATCCCGACGGCTACTTCACCTATACCCCCCCCTACAGTGAAGAGCCAGTTCACTGTCTCGTGATGGAAAAAATCGAGGGGTTAAACCTCGTCGAGTGGCTTGAACAACGCAACAACAAACCGATCGACAAGAAACAGACCGTCGAATGGCTCGAACAACTCGTAGAAATTCTCGAACAAGTCCACCAGCAGCATTATTTCCACCGAGACATCAAACCTCAGAACATCATGCGCCGTCCCACCGGCCAATTAGTCCTCATCGACTTTGGCACGGCCCGGGAAGTCACCGGAACCTATCTCAACAAAGTTGGTGGGGGCCAGAACGTTACTGAGATTATTTCCGCTGGCTACAGTCCCCCAGAACAAATCAACGGTAAAGCCGTCCCCCAGTCAGACTTCTACGCCTTGGGGCGCACCTTCGTCTATCTCATGACCGGGAAAAAGCCCACAGAATTTCCCGAAAATCCTCGAACGGGGAAACTCCTCTGGCGAGAAGGAGCGCCCCAAATTCCCGACGCCCTCGGCGATGTTATTGATTATCTCATGGCTCCGTTTCCCGGAAATCGGCCCCAACATGCCCAGATGATTCTCAACTGTCTGGCCGAGGCCGAACCGGCGATCGCCTCCACTAAATCCACCCTCACCCTCTCCTTCCAACGCAAACCCAAAACCCCCTCAGCCGGAGAATCGAAAACCCGTCAACGAGGGAGTCAGTCGGGCCTTTCCCGGAATAACTCCGGCAGCGGTCACTCCCGCAATACCGGCAACTCCGGCAACACGACCTCCAGCAGTCAAAGTGGACGCACCCATGTCCCCCATTCGGGCCCCCGCAGACAGCGGCAACTCCCACAACTGCTGCGCTGGCCGCAAATTCAGATCAGTTGGCAGCCTTTCGCGGCCCTGTTCCTAGCCCTGGCCGCCCTCAGTCAAGGCTATGGCTACTGGCGCTATGGCCTCTTCCCCGCAAATCCCTGGGATTTAGTGTTAGCCATTCCCAGTGCCTCCTTTTTAGAGAACCTCATTGCTCGTCACGCCGGAGATGTTCAGACCCTCGCCATTGTCCCCGATGGAACCCTCCTTGTGAGTGGTCGCAACCAAGATGTCGACCTCATCGCCACCCGCAACAATATTGTCCTGCAAACCCGTTCCGTCCATGAATCTTGGATTCGAGCTATTCTGGTTACCCCAGATGGCAATAGCCTCATCACCGCCAGTGATGATGCCAGTATCCGCATTTGGGATTTGCGGACTGCAATTCGTCGCTTTACCCTGAGTGGCCATGGAGGCCCCGTCAACGCCCTGGCCCTTTCCCAAAATGGGCAAGTGTTAGTCAGTGCAAGTGACGATGGCACCCTACGGGTTTGGGATGTCAATCAGGGACGGGTTCAACGGACTCTATTGGGCCATACCGGCCCCGTCAACGCGTTGGCCCTCTCGGCTGATGGAACGACTCTAATTAGTGGCGGCGAGGATCAGAGTTTACGCATTTGGGATGTACAGCGTGGGGTCTTGATTCGCTCCCTAACTGGACATCAGGGCCCCATTACGGCTGTGGCCCTCTCCCCCGATGAAGCTTCGATCGCTAGCGCCGCTGAGGGGGATCAGGTGCGCTTATGGAATGTTTTTCCAGGAGCGGAGCTGTTTCGTCTCCACGATACTGAGGTCAATGTGAGTGAGTTGGCCTTCAGCCCCGATGGTGCTTATGTCCTTGGGGCCGGGCGTGAACTGCATTTTTGGAACCTGGAAAGTGGCGATCGCGACTATAGCCTCCGGGGTCATAGTCAGGAGATCAGTAGTCTTGTGTTGACCCCCGATGGTCGTCAGGTGATTACCGGGTCTAGCGATGGGACGATTAAGCGTTGGAATTTACCGACTGAGGAGAGTCCAGAGACCAGCGATTTGTAAAGAAATGCTCCGGACTCCCCCTAAAAATTAAAATCTGTGAAGGGAAATCCCTCCACAGACTGTTCTAGATATGTCCCGAGTCGTTTTGCGTTCCGACTGTATGAAGTCATCATAGACGATAAAATCTGGTTTTTTAGTCTATCTTAAGGTAGAGATTTCTAATACCCTTCTCTTGACTTGACTTAAACGATAATGATGTCCAACATTTCCATCAACCTCATCGCCCGTGACAATGCGTCTGGGTTAACTCGGGATGCTCTGATGCTGATGGAACTCTTGCAAGGGGAAGGATTTGACATATCTTGGTGCAGAGCTTGTGAACCGGGATTACGAGGTCAGTTTCCCACCCAGGCCCTGCTACGCTGCCAACAACGCTGGCGACGGTGGCGCAGGCAACCCCGTTATGATGTCAATCTATTTATCGAAGGTGTGGTTCCCTGGTGGGTTCCCCATGCTCATTTTAATCTCCTGATTCCGAACCAGGACTGGTTTCATGGCTATTGGCGTCCCTATTTAAAGGAGTTTGACTATATCCTCTGTAAAACTGAAATTGCCGAAAAAGTCTTTTCTCCCTGGGGACGAACCCTGTACATCGGCTTCACCAGCGAAGACTGCCAACTCCCCGAGATAACCCCCAATTATGATCGCGCCTTTCACTTGGGGAGCGATCGCGTCCGTTTAAAAACCGATCTCATCTGGCAAATTTGGCGAGAACACCCGGACTTTCCGCCGCTGACCCTAAGCAGCAGAACGTTACCCCCCAAAACGGAGATTCCCAAAAATCTGACCTGGATTCGGGACTTTATCCCCACCGCAAAGCTGCGGAGGCTTCAGAATAGCCATGGCGTCCATCTTTATCCCACCCGCATTGAGGGCTTTGGGCATCGTATCACCGAAGCGATGAGTTGCCGGGGAGCTTTGCTAACTACGGATGCACCACCCATGAATGAAATTGTTACTCCCGATTGTGGGATTCTGGTTCCCTATGAGAAGACACAACCCCAACATTGGGGAACCCAATATCACGTGACCCACGACACCCTCACCGCCGCTCTTGAAACACTCTGGGGAACCGACATCAGCACCCGTCGCGCCTGGGGAAAACAGGCGCGACAGTATTACGAGGAACGCGATCGCAGCTTCCGCCAACGACTCCCCGAACTCCTGCGTAATCTCTAACCCGTCACCCATCTAGGACATCTGGCGATACCGTCCCAACGCCAATAGGGGAAAATAGAGACGATAGTAGTCATAGCGTAGATAGAAATGACTGGGAAAACCCGTTCCCGTAAACCAGGACTCGTCCCAGGTTCCATCCGGCTGTTGAGTCTCCATTAAATAGTCCACTCCCCGGGCGATCGCCTCGCGCCAAGCCGGACTAGACCCCGAGTCTAACACCTTGGCCACTGCCATCAACCCCAGTAGGGCCCAAGCGGTTTGGGAGGCGGTGCTATCTCCGTCTCCCTTAAAACGAGGATGATCATAACTCAGACAGGTTTCCCCCCAACCGCCATCGGCATTTTGCACGCTCAGCAACCAATTTGCCCCCCGTTCAAGGGGCCCACGGTGGCGTTCTGGCGTCACCAGGGCCAAGGCTGACAAAGCACCACTGGTTCCATAAATGTAGTTGACTCCCCAACGACCAAACCAAGAACCATCCTCCTCTTGTTCCCCTAATAAATAGGCTAACGCCTGTTCAAATTGCTCGGAGTTCTCCTGTAAGGGAGTCTCCGGGGACAGAGTCTCCAACTCTGCCGCCATCTCCAAAATGCGGGCCGTCACATCAGCCGTGGGAGGGTCGATGGTGGCCTTCAAATCACTGTAAGGCAGAGCATTTAACCAGTCCTTATCATTATCCACATCGAAGGCCGCCCAGCCGCCATTCTGACATTGCATCGACAGTATCCAACGGATTCCCCGTTTTACGGCCGCCTGGGTCTTCTCGGGATGGGGGAGTTGGGTTTGATTGAGGGCCATAATCACCACCGCCGAGTCATCCAAATCGGGATAAAAGCGATTGTCAAACTCAAAGGCCCAGCCTCCCGGTTCGCCGGTTGGGTTTTTAACCTGCCAATCCCCATAGTCGAGGATTTGCTGACTCAGCAGCCAGTTGCCCCCCTTGACAATGCGGGGGTCATCCGGTGCGATTCCTGACTCGATCAGCGATCGCACCACCCAAGCCGTATCCCAAACGGGGGAGACACAAGGCTGCACCCAATAGGTGTTGTCCGTCTCCACCCCAAAGCGGGCGATCGCCTCAAACCCCCGTTCCACAACCGGATCGGCAAGATCATAGTTCAAACTCCGCAGGGCCAACATGGAATTGAGCATGGCGGGAATAATCCCTCCCCAGTCACCGCTGGCCTCCTGACGCTCAATCACCCACTGTTCGGCGGCCCTGAGTCCCTCTTCCCGGAAAGGAACTAAATTAAGCTGTTCCCCCCACTTAAAGAGATTGTCCAATTCCACAAACGCATCACTCCAGTCCCCAGTTCGGGGTAACTCAAAGGAGGCGGCGGCCATCCCTTGCGTATAGAGTTCATCTAAACTGATGTGGGGGTCGAGGCGATACACCGGCTTCTCATCAAAGACGATTAACAGGGGAACCGTACTGCCCCGGGCCCAACTGGACATATCATAAATACTAAACGGCGCCTCCCTGGGAAGCAGCATAATCCAAGGGGGAATTGAAGGCACGCCTCGCCAATCATAAGCGCCAATTAGAGCCAAGTGCATCTTGGTAAACACCCGTGTTTTCCCAATCCCTCCTTTGGCTAAAATAAAAGTTTTGGCGTTAACGAGAGCCGGATCAGTGGCAGGAACCCCCAACAGCCGCAACCCCAGATAGGCTTCAACCGAGGTACTTAAATCTCCCCCATCCCCTCGGAACAGTTCCCAGCCACCGTGGTTCTGTTGCTGTTCCCGGAAAAACCGTTCGGCTTTCTCCCAGGGAAGGCGATCCTCAAGCTGCCAAATTTTATGGAGGAGAATCACCTCCGCCAACATGGTGACGTTGGATTCAAGATCGGCCCACCAATAGCCATCAGGATGTTGCTGTTGCAAGAGATACTCTTGGCTGGCCTGAATGGCCTGTTGAAATCTGTTCCTATCCATGGACAATTTTGAAACGGCTTTTAGCGCAGTATGGTGTCTAAACTAGGGACATCGAGCCACGTTTGCTGCTGACTCGATTCCTGGGTTAAATCCATTAACAGTTGGGAATACACCCCTTCTCGGAACGAGGGAGCGATCGCCACCCCACTGTCAATTCCTTGCACCCAGCGATCAATGGTACGCAGGAAGGGGGCCAACCGTCCATCGGGATAACTACGGGGGAAGGCTAAGCGGTTGGGAATCTCCAGTTCCACGGGAGAGTCTCCCCCTTGCGCGCCTAACAACCGGAAGCCATGAACATAGTCTTGCTGGTTACTACTTCCTAAAATCAGAGTTCCCGCATCACCATACACCTCAACCCAGTGGCCGCGTCCCCCATAGGTTGCCGAACTGATACTCACCTGACAGGGAGTTCCATCAGCTAGTTCTAAGGTTAATAAGGCCGTGTCATCAGCATCCACCGGTTTGAGACGACCTCCCTCACTGGGGTCTGGACGTTGGGAAATCGACGTATGTAACTGGGCAAACATCCGTTGCACCGGGCCAAACAACCAGGCAATATAATCAAAGGTATGAGACCCTAAGGCCCCCAACGCGCCTCCCCCTTTGTCTTTTTGAGCGTACCAGTCCCAACCCCGTTCTGGATTGGCGCGACTGGCCATCAACCAGTCAATTTTAATCAGTCGTTTCTGGCCGACATAGCCGTCTTCGAGAAGTTCCGCCAGACGCATCCAAGTGGGAACGCCACGATATTCAAAATCCATCGCCGCCACAATTCCCTTCTCTTGGGCCAGATGGTAGAGGGTTGTCGCTTCCGAGACATTGAGCGTCATCGGCTTTTCTAAGAGGACATGTTTCCCAGCGGCGATCGCCTGTTGGGCCATCTCAGCATGAAGGAACGGCGGTGTGGCGATACTCACCGCATCAATCTCGGGAGAGTTAAACAGATCCTCTAAAGAACTATAGGCCTGGGGAATGTTGAACTCATCCGCCACCGCTTGGGCCTTGGCCGCATCCCGATGATAGACCCCTTGAACTTTGGTGCGATGGTGAATCTGAAATCCGGGAATATGGACTTTTTGCCCAAATCCTGTACCAATGACGGCAACTTTGATATCTCCGTTCATAACATCTCGCTAAATCGTCAATACTCTATGGTGGCAGGGAGACGGCTTCGCCGCTAGTTTCGATGAGGCAAGTGTTGAATGCGATCGCACATCCAGTTCACCACCGTCTCCCCTAAGCGCACGTTATCGAGGAGGTCAATCTCCCGCACCCCCGTAGGACTGGTGACATTGACTTCGGTTAAATAGCCACCAATCACATCAATGCCCACAAAGTACAATCCATCTTGCCGCAGTTTGGGGGCAACTTGCCGACAAATCTCCCGTTCTCGTTCGGTAATTTCTGCCTTAGCTACCCGTCCCCCCACGGCCATGTTTCCCCGGAACTCCTCCCCAGTGGGTATGCGATTAACAGCGCCAATGGGGTCGCCATCTAACAGGATAATCCGTTTATCTCCCTCTTTGGCTTCCGGGAGATATTGCTGCACCATCACTGGAACGTCCCCGTTGAGGGTACTCAGTTCCACCAGGGAGTTGAGGTTAAAGTCCCCCACCTGAATCATAAAAATCCCTTCTCCGGCTTTCCCCCCCAAAGGCTTGAGGATGGCTTTTTGGCGGCGTTGCACAAACTCACGAACAACCGCTTTATCCCGAGTGACAATGGTTTCAGGAATTGCCTCGGGAAACTGCAAGGCGTACATCTTCTCATTGGCGGCCCGTAGGCCTCGGGGATGGTTGAGAACCAAGGTTTTGTCAGGGTTCACATAGTCCAGGATATAGGTGGCGTAAAGGTACGGAACATTCACCGGCGGGTCCGTTCGCATTAACACCGCATCCATGGCTTCGAGGGGCTGCCAGATGGGGGATTCAACCTCATACCAGGGGTCGGCGGCCTGCCAATGACCGTCATGGTTTTCGACGGGAGTTAGGGTAACGGAAGACAGCCAACTATAGGCCACTCCATCCACGACTCCTAATTGATTGGCTTGGGTGGTCCAGACTTCATGACCGAGATGTTGGACGGCTTCCATGAAGGCGACGGTGGTATCGTGACCGGGGTCGAGGCTGGCTAGGGGGTCGAGGATGAAGGCAAATTTCACGGCATTTGTTTTAAGGTCTGACTCCTGGTATTTTGCCTTATTTTGGGGAAGAGGGGGAACCACAGAGTCTCAGAGGACACGGAGGAAGGGAGGGGAATATGTAGGGAGGGGGAACCACAGAGTCACAGAGGACACGGAGGAAGGGAGAGGAATATGTAGGGAGGGGGAACCACAGAGTCTCAGAGGACACGGAGGAAGGGAGGGGAATATGTAGGGGCGAACGGCTCGCCCTCATTGGTATAATTTTGGCTGGAGTGGGTTGGGTTCCTTTGCTGTTGGGACTGACTCGTTGTTTAGGATTGGCGATCGCCCCTGATGAGCATTACTGAATATCGACATACTGCCATTCTTGTCTCGGACCTTGACCGCGCGGACGGGTTCTATGGTGAGGTGTTGGGACTGACTCGGGTGGAACGTCCTCTGAACTTTCCGGGGACTTGGTATCAAATCGGTGCGATGCAATTGCATCTGATTGTCTCGGAGTCCCCCTCCCGAGACCTGGCTTCTGAGAAATGGGGCCGCAATCCTCATGTGGCCTTTGGCATTGATGACCTCGATGATACGTTAACCCGTTTAGAGGCGGCGGGGTGTCCGGTTCAACGCAGTGCTTCGGGACGACCGGCATTGTTTACCCGAGACCCCGATGGTAATGTCATTGAACTTAGCGCAGAATGACGGTGCAATGAGGGTTGTTGCCTATTCCTATCGCCTCAGTGCTGATGACCCCCTCCCGGAGATAGAACGATCTGATGCTGGGATGGTTCAGCGGCACTATTCTGATATTGGGGGGCGATCGCAACTCCAGCAACTTTTGCAAGACTGTTCTGACGAAGCAGTCGATTATCTCCTGGTGCATGAGTTTCATGAGTTGGGGGAGACGGTTGAGGCTATTGGTCACCATCTACAGACCTTTGAGGAGATGGGGGTGAAGGTGGTCGCGACGGGGGGAACGGCGATGCAAACTCTTCCCGATGAGCCTCTGGATATCTGGGAATGCTTACAACACCTCCATCGGGAAACTCATCGGCGACGGCTGCGGCGGGGTCATCAACAGCAACGGCTTCACGGTCGTCCACCGCCGGGAAAGGCTCCCTATGGCTATTCGCGGGGGGGCGATCGCTATCGCCTCGATCGTAGCACTGCCCCGGTGGTCAAAGCCTTTTTTGAGCATTTTCTCCTCTATGGGTCTCTGCGGGGGGCTGTTCGTCATATCGCACAACGCTACGGAA contains these protein-coding regions:
- a CDS encoding serine/threonine protein kinase; translation: MSYCINPQCPSPEDGIDPRDTVCPHCGSDLVFQNRYRINRLLGSGGFGKTFEALDGRNLKVIKVLFKNHPKAVTLFQQEAKVLSRLEHPGIPKVNPDGYFTYTPPYSEEPVHCLVMEKIEGLNLVEWLEQRNNKPIDKKQTVEWLEQLVEILEQVHQQHYFHRDIKPQNIMRRPTGQLVLIDFGTAREVTGTYLNKVGGGQNVTEIISAGYSPPEQINGKAVPQSDFYALGRTFVYLMTGKKPTEFPENPRTGKLLWREGAPQIPDALGDVIDYLMAPFPGNRPQHAQMILNCLAEAEPAIASTKSTLTLSFQRKPKTPSAGESKTRQRGSQSGLSRNNSGSGHSRNTGNSGNTTSSSQSGRTHVPHSGPRRQRQLPQLLRWPQIQISWQPFAALFLALAALSQGYGYWRYGLFPANPWDLVLAIPSASFLENLIARHAGDVQTLAIVPDGTLLVSGRNQDVDLIATRNNIVLQTRSVHESWIRAILVTPDGNSLITASDDASIRIWDLRTAIRRFTLSGHGGPVNALALSQNGQVLVSASDDGTLRVWDVNQGRVQRTLLGHTGPVNALALSADGTTLISGGEDQSLRIWDVQRGVLIRSLTGHQGPITAVALSPDEASIASAAEGDQVRLWNVFPGAELFRLHDTEVNVSELAFSPDGAYVLGAGRELHFWNLESGDRDYSLRGHSQEISSLVLTPDGRQVITGSSDGTIKRWNLPTEESPETSDL
- a CDS encoding glycosyltransferase, translated to MMSNISINLIARDNASGLTRDALMLMELLQGEGFDISWCRACEPGLRGQFPTQALLRCQQRWRRWRRQPRYDVNLFIEGVVPWWVPHAHFNLLIPNQDWFHGYWRPYLKEFDYILCKTEIAEKVFSPWGRTLYIGFTSEDCQLPEITPNYDRAFHLGSDRVRLKTDLIWQIWREHPDFPPLTLSSRTLPPKTEIPKNLTWIRDFIPTAKLRRLQNSHGVHLYPTRIEGFGHRITEAMSCRGALLTTDAPPMNEIVTPDCGILVPYEKTQPQHWGTQYHVTHDTLTAALETLWGTDISTRRAWGKQARQYYEERDRSFRQRLPELLRNL
- the shc gene encoding squalene--hopene cyclase, with protein sequence MDRNRFQQAIQASQEYLLQQQHPDGYWWADLESNVTMLAEVILLHKIWQLEDRLPWEKAERFFREQQQNHGGWELFRGDGGDLSTSVEAYLGLRLLGVPATDPALVNAKTFILAKGGIGKTRVFTKMHLALIGAYDWRGVPSIPPWIMLLPREAPFSIYDMSSWARGSTVPLLIVFDEKPVYRLDPHISLDELYTQGMAAASFELPRTGDWSDAFVELDNLFKWGEQLNLVPFREEGLRAAEQWVIERQEASGDWGGIIPAMLNSMLALRSLNYDLADPVVERGFEAIARFGVETDNTYWVQPCVSPVWDTAWVVRSLIESGIAPDDPRIVKGGNWLLSQQILDYGDWQVKNPTGEPGGWAFEFDNRFYPDLDDSAVVIMALNQTQLPHPEKTQAAVKRGIRWILSMQCQNGGWAAFDVDNDKDWLNALPYSDLKATIDPPTADVTARILEMAAELETLSPETPLQENSEQFEQALAYLLGEQEEDGSWFGRWGVNYIYGTSGALSALALVTPERHRGPLERGANWLLSVQNADGGWGETCLSYDHPRFKGDGDSTASQTAWALLGLMAVAKVLDSGSSPAWREAIARGVDYLMETQQPDGTWDESWFTGTGFPSHFYLRYDYYRLYFPLLALGRYRQMS
- a CDS encoding Gfo/Idh/MocA family oxidoreductase, yielding MNGDIKVAVIGTGFGQKVHIPGFQIHHRTKVQGVYHRDAAKAQAVADEFNIPQAYSSLEDLFNSPEIDAVSIATPPFLHAEMAQQAIAAGKHVLLEKPMTLNVSEATTLYHLAQEKGIVAAMDFEYRGVPTWMRLAELLEDGYVGQKRLIKIDWLMASRANPERGWDWYAQKDKGGGALGALGSHTFDYIAWLFGPVQRMFAQLHTSISQRPDPSEGGRLKPVDADDTALLTLELADGTPCQVSISSATYGGRGHWVEVYGDAGTLILGSSNQQDYVHGFRLLGAQGGDSPVELEIPNRLAFPRSYPDGRLAPFLRTIDRWVQGIDSGVAIAPSFREGVYSQLLMDLTQESSQQQTWLDVPSLDTILR
- the gshB gene encoding glutathione synthase; the protein is MKFAFILDPLASLDPGHDTTVAFMEAVQHLGHEVWTTQANQLGVVDGVAYSWLSSVTLTPVENHDGHWQAADPWYEVESPIWQPLEAMDAVLMRTDPPVNVPYLYATYILDYVNPDKTLVLNHPRGLRAANEKMYALQFPEAIPETIVTRDKAVVREFVQRRQKAILKPLGGKAGEGIFMIQVGDFNLNSLVELSTLNGDVPVMVQQYLPEAKEGDKRIILLDGDPIGAVNRIPTGEEFRGNMAVGGRVAKAEITEREREICRQVAPKLRQDGLYFVGIDVIGGYLTEVNVTSPTGVREIDLLDNVRLGETVVNWMCDRIQHLPHRN
- a CDS encoding VOC family protein, which produces MSITEYRHTAILVSDLDRADGFYGEVLGLTRVERPLNFPGTWYQIGAMQLHLIVSESPSRDLASEKWGRNPHVAFGIDDLDDTLTRLEAAGCPVQRSASGRPALFTRDPDGNVIELSAE